A DNA window from Hordeum vulgare subsp. vulgare chromosome 1H, MorexV3_pseudomolecules_assembly, whole genome shotgun sequence contains the following coding sequences:
- the LOC123437459 gene encoding probable protein phosphatase 2C 47: protein MSGGVEPETPPSSGGGGATGSPMARKPPRHQLTAIRHCASSARIAAASTDLGLDSGTLSLISPTEIRPSFLPVYRSGSYANIGPKTYMEDEHVCIDSLIEHLGMRTPAIPAPGAFYGVFDGHGGTDAVCFVRKNLLKFIIEDGHFPNSMEKAIRSAFLKADHAIADSHSLDRSSGTTALTALIFGRTLLVANAGDCRAVLGKRGRAVELSKDHKPSCKSEKLRIENLGGIVFDGYLNGQLSVARAIGDWHVKGSKGSISPLTPEPEFQEVRLTEEDEFLIIGCDGLWDVMTSQCAVSMVRKELMAHNDPERCSRELVQEALRRDTCDNLTAVVVCFSADPPPQIEIPRFRVRRSISMEGLHMLKGALDSNA, encoded by the exons ATGAGCGGAGGCGTCGAGCCGGAGACCCCACCCagtagcggcggcggcggcgccaccGGTAGCCCCATGGCCCGCAAGCCGCCGCGTCACCAGCTCACGGCCATACGCCACTGCGCCAGCAGTGCGCGCATAGCCGCGGCCTCCACAGACCTG GGCTTGGATTCGGGGACGCTGAGCTTGATCTCACCCACAGAGATCCGTCCCAGCTTCCTGCCGGTCTACCGGTCTGGGAGCTATGCCAATATCGGGCCGAAGACGTACATGGAGGACGAGCATGTTTGCATCGACAGCCTCATTGAGCACCTCGGAATGCGTACCCCTGCTATCCCTGCACCAGGCGCCTTCTATGGG GTGTTTGATGGTCATGGTGGTACAGATGCAGTCTGTTTCGTTCGGAAGAACTTGCTGAAGTTCATAATCGAAGATGGTCACTTCCCCAACAGCATGGAGAAAGCAATCAGAAGTGCATTTCTAAAGGCTGATCACGCGATTGCGGATTCCCATTCTCTTGACCGCAGTTCGGGGACCACAGCATTGACGGCCCTTATTTTTGGCAG GACATTGCTTGTTGCAAATGCTGGAGATTGTCGAGCAGTATTAGGAAAGCGAGGACGGGCCGTTGAGCTGTCAAAAGATCACAAACCCAGCTGCAAGAGTGAAAAGCTCAGGATTGAGAACCTTGGTGGCATAGTCTTTGATGGCTATCTCAATGGTCAGCTGTCTGTAGCAAGGGCAATCGGTGACTGGCACGTCAAAGGTTCCAAAGGGTCTATAAGCCCTCTCACTCCAGAACCTGAATTTCAGGAGGTTAGACTCACTGAGGAAGACGAGTTCTTGATAATTGGATGTGATGGCCTCTGGGATGTGATGACCAGCCAATGTGCTGTGTCAATGGTACGGAAAGAGCTGATGGCTCACAACGATCCGGAAAGGTGCTCAAGAGAACTTGTTCAGGAAGCGCTCCGACGAGACACTTGCGACAACCtaactgcagtggttgtatgcttcTCAGCCGACCCACCCCCTCAAATTGAGATCCCAAGATTCCGGGTACGGAGAAGTATTTCGATGGAAGGGTTGCATATGCTAAAGGGTGCTCTCGACAGTAATGCCTGA